The genome window GATGCACATCTTAAGCGCACCATTATGGGACGGGAAGTCATCGTTGCCATTACGGAGGGGAAACTGGACACCGGTCCATGGGAACAAATATTTTATGGCGAAATGGATGGAAAGCGGCGCAAACGAGTACTCGTAAAGATTATCGGAGAATGACGGGCATGATAAATCAGCCTTCCGTTGGCGAGCTGGGTGAACGTCGCATTATCCAGCTTCTGACAAACCAGCTGGCCAGTCGCGATGATGTTGTTTGCGGAATTGGGGACGACTGCGCCGTTGTTCGAGGCGGTGCCTGCGATTACGTCCTGACAACCGACCCCGTCATTGAAAATGAACATTTTTTGCGAAATGCGACCCCGCATCTTATTGGACGTAAAGCTATTGGACGCGTTCTAAGTGATATCGCATCAATGGGAGCCTCGCCAGACTGGCTGCTGATTAATGTCACCGTACCCACCGATCTTCCCATGTCGATGCTTTCCGCAGTCTATGAAGGAGCCAATGCAATGGCCACCGAATTTGGTGCCGTTATTGTCGGCGGCGATACCGCACATGGCGAAGCACTGTCTCTGCACGTCTTCGGCATAGGCTCCCTCCCCCACGGACAGGCATTGCTGCGTTCCGGTGTTCAGAATAACGATATCATCTATGCCTCCGGCTCCTTTGGAGGCAGCATCCTCGGACGCCACCTGAACATCACCCCCCGAATTCGTGAAGGCATCTGGCTGCGCGAGCAGAACGTTCCGGTACATGCCATGATCGACGTATCAGACGGCCTCGTCTCAGAACTCGTGCACCTCGCCATGCAAAGTCGCGTGCAACTGCATATTACCGGATCTACCATCCCCATCCATCCAGACGCCCATACATATGCCGAACAGACTGAAAACAGTGCCCTCTGGCATGCATTAAATGATGGAGAAGACTTCGAACTGCTCTTTTCTGTCCCGCAAACCCAAGCCCGTCAACTTGAACAGATGTGGAAAAAACAATTTGATGTCCCGTTAACAGCCATTGGGCATGCTAGTGACGCAAAACAACCCCGGGTACTGCTTAGAAACAACCAAGATCTAACCATCTACGACGCAAACCATCAAGGTGGATTCGAACACCTGTCTACGTCATCCGACCCACATCACGAACAGCATACAGATCCCCCCAGTCCCCCTTAACCCTTCGACCGCCCGAGGTTCTGCGCGGACCAAATCGATCCCGATTCCCCGCAAAAAAGGCTTCCACAAAGGCCTTTGACCCCAGAACCTGACCATCTGTGAAATATCGGCATCGGTACATCAGCCG of Spartobacteria bacterium contains these proteins:
- the thiL gene encoding thiamine-phosphate kinase — its product is MGTNILWRNGWKAAQTSTRKDYRRMTGMINQPSVGELGERRIIQLLTNQLASRDDVVCGIGDDCAVVRGGACDYVLTTDPVIENEHFLRNATPHLIGRKAIGRVLSDIASMGASPDWLLINVTVPTDLPMSMLSAVYEGANAMATEFGAVIVGGDTAHGEALSLHVFGIGSLPHGQALLRSGVQNNDIIYASGSFGGSILGRHLNITPRIREGIWLREQNVPVHAMIDVSDGLVSELVHLAMQSRVQLHITGSTIPIHPDAHTYAEQTENSALWHALNDGEDFELLFSVPQTQARQLEQMWKKQFDVPLTAIGHASDAKQPRVLLRNNQDLTIYDANHQGGFEHLSTSSDPHHEQHTDPPSPP